The genomic stretch GAATTCGCCTGCCCCGCGTGCGGCACTCGCAACATGGTGGGCGGCACAGCCCCTCAGGGTCCCGCGCTCGACCTCCCCGACCTGGGCCGGACGACGCCGGCCTCGCCGCCGGAACAGACTCCCGGCGTGCGCTGGACGGCATGCCCACAATGCAGCTATCGCTTCGCAGTGGGCGAAGTCGCCTCTGTGACCTGCCCGGCATGCTCGGCCGGCCTCTCGATCGACGACCAGGGCGCGGCGACAATTTCCTAATTTCCGGCAGGAGTCGGGCTCCCGGCCCCGAATCAGGGAAAAGGGAACTTACGGAAGCGCACCGCAGCAGCGGTGGCGAAACCGGGAGTCGACATGGGCCGCGAACAGCACCAGGAAACCCCGGCTGGGATCCCGACTCGGATTGCCGATCTCGCCGAAGATCTGGACCGAACTCTGGAGTCCGTTCGCAACCACTCGCGCGCGGGACGAGCCGACCTGGCGGTAAAGATCCTCGACGTTCAGCGAACCAATCTGGCCCGGTTCATCGATGCGGTCGCCCGCGACGCGGCCGTAAGCCCCCGCCCCTCCTGCCGGGCGATCGTCACCGCGCACGCAGACGCCTGAGCTTCGCGCGGCTAGTCTGTTTCGATGCGCAAGCTCGTGATGATCGTCGCCGCGTGCGCCGTGCTCGCCCCGAGTCCCGCGCCGGCCTCATCGCCTGAGCGGCTCGTGCTCGAACCCGGGCCGTCGACAATCATCACAGTCGAGGGCTACTACCCGACAGTTCCGGACGTGTGTTCCGCCAAGCAACCTAAGCCGCTTCGAGCTAAGTACCGAGGTCGCCTGGAACTCGTCCGCAAGGGGAACCGAATCCGGATCATCAACCGCCTGTCGTTCTCGCACTACTTGCGAGGCCTGGCGGAGGTTCCGGCCTCCTGGCCGGAAGCCGCGCTGCGCGCGCAAGCCATCGCGGCACGCTCCTACGCTCTGCACGCCGTCCGCCGCGGCGCCGCAGGCGCCGCGGCTCGCGACTACGACATCTGCGCTACCGACCAGTGTCAGGTGTATCGGGGGGCAGCGATCGAACTCGGCGCCTTCGGAGAACGCTGGGTCGACGCCGTCGAATCCACTCGTGGGCGCGTGCTCACCTACGGCGGATCGGTCATTCAAGCCTTTTACTTCTCTACCTCGGACGGCTGGACACGCCGGTCCTTCCCCGGCGGAACGCCGCAGCCGTGGCTTCCCAGCGTCGAGGGCGAGGACGCCGACGCACCCCTGGCCACGTGGACGGCGTCGATCCTGCTGGACGACCTGGCCGGGATCCTGCGCGCGCGTGATCTGTGGCAGTTCGGCAGCATCGCTCGCGTCACACGCAGCGGCGACAAAGTCCGCATCCTTGGACCGCAAGGCTCCCGTTCGCTATCGGCCGCCGGATTTCGCGCGGCGATCAACGCCGAGGCACCCTGCTTGTTCCCCGACCGCTACCCGGGCATCGGGTCGGCGCGAAAAACCAAGCTGCCGCAGACGGTTCCCTCGACGGTCTTCACCGCTCGCACCTCCGGCGGCTCGGTCATCCTTCGCGGCCGCGGATGGGGACACGGCGTCGGGATGTCACAGTGGGGCGCGCGCTCGCTTGCGGACCGCGGAGCGACCGAGACGGCGATTCTCAAGCACTTCTACGGACCGGCTCGCGTGGCGAAAGGCTCCGAGCCCAAGGTGATCCGCGTGCTCGCCGCCGAGGATCTTCGCCGCGTCCGACTGAGCGTCGACGGCCCGTTCCGAGTGACCACCGAAACCGGAAGCGAGCTGGCCGCGTCAACGCAGTTCGAGATCGTCGGCGGAGACGCCCTCACAATTCGCCGCGGAACCGGACCGTCACTGGCGCCGGTTCTTGAATTGCGGACTCAGACGGAATCACTGAGCGGCGAACCAGGCGCGCAGACGTCGATCCCGTTCGAGATATCTCGGCCTGCGCGCATCCGCATCGTGCTCGCCGGCGCGACAACGGACGCGCCGCAGACATCCTTTGAGGCCGGAAGCGCCGAGGTCTTGCTCACGCTGCCCGACAAGCCCGGTACCTACCAGGCATACGTTGAAGCCGACGACGGTCTAGACCGCGTTCGCAGCCCGTCGATCACGCTCGTCGTAGCGGCGCCTGCGCCGCCTGCGCCGCCACCGCCTCCCTCGCGCGCGCTGCCCATCCTCACGGCCGTCTTGCTCGCTTTCACGGTCGGCGCGGGCGCGGCCTTCGTACGACGCCGGGCGCGCGCCCGGCGCATCGCCTGAGTCCCTCGTCGGCTCGATTCACATCGTCGCTCGACATCGTTCCGGCCGCTTCGCCGGAGGGCCGTCAGGCCGGTGGAGGAATCGGTTCTCCGCGCAGGGTCTCCACCCGACGCAACACCACAGCAGCCACCAAAGCAACCACAGCGAATGAAGCAGTCGTCCAGCGCGGACCGACGGCGTCGGCGAGCGCGCCGTCGACGATCCCGGACACCGCCCGCGGTCCCAGGAACGCGAGCGTCCACAGTGCGCTCACCCGGCCCCGCAGGGACTCGGGGACGTCGCGCTGAATCGTGGTTGTAAAGGCCATCGTTGCGGTGATGTACCCGGCACCCGTGACCGCGCACGCCACAAGCGCAACCCAAAACACCGGCGCCGCTCCGATCCCGATCAGCCCGATGCCCAGCGCCAGCAGGCCCGCCCATCCCAAGCCCCGCTCAGTCGCCGCTCGAATTCCCCGACGGCCGACAAGAATCATCAGTGCCGAGCCGGCGCCCCAGGACCCCACGATCCAACCGGCGCTTCCGGTGCGCATCCCGAAGACCTCGACGAGCGCCGGCGAGAGCGTGGTGATCGGGTCCAGGCTTGTGCCGATCGCCGCAATCGCCAGCAGCATCCACCGCGTGCGCAAATGACGCCAGGCGTATGCAATAGCCTCTC from Actinomycetota bacterium encodes the following:
- a CDS encoding SpoIID/LytB domain-containing protein — its product is MRKLVMIVAACAVLAPSPAPASSPERLVLEPGPSTIITVEGYYPTVPDVCSAKQPKPLRAKYRGRLELVRKGNRIRIINRLSFSHYLRGLAEVPASWPEAALRAQAIAARSYALHAVRRGAAGAAARDYDICATDQCQVYRGAAIELGAFGERWVDAVESTRGRVLTYGGSVIQAFYFSTSDGWTRRSFPGGTPQPWLPSVEGEDADAPLATWTASILLDDLAGILRARDLWQFGSIARVTRSGDKVRILGPQGSRSLSAAGFRAAINAEAPCLFPDRYPGIGSARKTKLPQTVPSTVFTARTSGGSVILRGRGWGHGVGMSQWGARSLADRGATETAILKHFYGPARVAKGSEPKVIRVLAAEDLRRVRLSVDGPFRVTTETGSELAASTQFEIVGGDALTIRRGTGPSLAPVLELRTQTESLSGEPGAQTSIPFEISRPARIRIVLAGATTDAPQTSFEAGSAEVLLTLPDKPGTYQAYVEADDGLDRVRSPSITLVVAAPAPPAPPPPPSRALPILTAVLLAFTVGAGAAFVRRRARARRIA